From the genome of Oncorhynchus masou masou isolate Uvic2021 chromosome 15, UVic_Omas_1.1, whole genome shotgun sequence:
tcccaggaGACTATCACCATGGCGATGTTGACCATTCTTCTGCTTCTCAGCGCTGCCATTGCACTGAGCGAAGCCTTAACTCTGGATGAAGCAAGTAAGAGTTCACCTCACACTCAAACATATTTTTTATGTtgtagcgggggggggggggtgagtgttagtgtgtgtggaatgactgatctacaaataatattgagtagttatttatgatgccaggtgatttgtagatcagtcagtctcaACCCACCTTGAAAGTTGGCTGCTATTTCTAATGTGCCCTGTGTCTTCTCCTTACAGATGCTATGGTGGCATCTGCAGCAGATAAAAAAAGCCCATGCCCCACAGACTGGTTCCGGTTTAATTCACGCTGCTTCATGTTTGTCCAGACTGCAAGGACATGGCCTGAAGCAGAGGTATAATGCATACCCTCTACTGTGAATTAAAGAAGTTCAATTGAAATCAACTTGCATATTTGGTGTGATGTTACCTTAAAGGGGATTTTGCCTTATTGTAACAGGCATCACATGGATGTCCAGTATGTAAAATACTGAACCTCCCCTTTAAGTTATTGTCTAGTTAGACATTTCTAGGCTTTGCAATATTTATTTAATGTGTGGAGTCAGAACTCCTGTATATTGGAACCCACAGGCCATTAGTTAAGACATAGACACTAATATAGACACTAATATCTCGATGAGCCTATTTCAAAGAACATTAGTTGTGATGGCCAATATTTGATTGTGAGAGTCCTAGACCACAAATTCTCACAAAGACTGGACAACTgactaatacctacattatgacaTGTCTTTGTCCCTGTCTATGGCTTGCTCTAGCGCCACTGTATGTTCCTTGGAGCAAACCTGGCATCTGTGCACAGCTCTAGGGAGTCCCAATTTCTACAGGCGGTGGTGTTGATCAAGACTG
Proteins encoded in this window:
- the LOC135555159 gene encoding ladderlectin-like isoform X2 yields the protein MAMLTILLLLSAAIALSEALTLDEANAMVASAADKKSPCPTDWFRFNSRCFMFVQTARTWPEAERHCMFLGANLASVHSSRESQFLQAVVLIKTGDFPLTWIGGYDAVQANVEKDRLWFWSDGSTFNHQNWAEDEPNNYNGAREACVQMNFGGKDAWNDELCGKRYPSVCSIRTCSIRQTIN
- the LOC135555159 gene encoding ladderlectin-like isoform X1, translated to MAGGTPREETITMAMLTILLLLSAAIALSEALTLDEANAMVASAADKKSPCPTDWFRFNSRCFMFVQTARTWPEAERHCMFLGANLASVHSSRESQFLQAVVLIKTGDFPLTWIGGYDAVQANVEKDRLWFWSDGSTFNHQNWAEDEPNNYNGAREACVQMNFGGKDAWNDELCGKRYPSVCSIRTCSIRQTIN